TAAATCATCATCATTGATATAGAGCGACAGTAATCTGAAACGTTCACAACTTCTGGCTTCTATCATAGCGGATATCAATAATTTGTCCATTAATCTCTCTTCTTCTTTTCCACCTTGCCTTTGGAATTTCATCAGCTGGGTTACATAATCATCTGACCTTGTTTTTCCAAACTTATATCCACGTGCTTTGAGTTCTTTTAATACTTTTCTGAAATGACCCCATTCTTCAGCTACTATAGGAGTAATTTCTTCTACTAATTCCTCACGCTCAGGAAACTGGACAATCAGTGATATACAGGTTGAAGCCGCTTTCTGCTCACAGTATGCATGATCTGTCAGAATCTCGTCAATAGTTTTCTCTGCAATATTTACCCATACCGGATCCGTCGCTAACTTTAATCCCAACATAATCTCATTTTTATAAAAATCAAAGATTTTTTACACACTTAAATTGTCTTATCAAAAAATCAACCTGATAAATTTCATATGTTTCAAAGCCTGAAGACCACATGATACCTATTTTATCTATCGGTATTTTTGAAAGTAAATCTTTGGTTTCTTTATCAAGTCTGATTTTTAATTTAAAAATAGTATTTGCAGTATATGTTTCCAATTTCCCAATAGCATCTTCTGCTGCTTTTAGTCTTATCAACTTACCACTAACAAATTGTATAGTAATCAGGTTTGCTTCCGGAATGTAACCGTAACTTTTGATCGCATCTTTAGAAAAGTGTGTCAGATCAATCTCAAGAAATGTTTCCTTACCTGAAATGTTAAGACCTGCATTAGCAATCATATATTGTTTATTCTTAAAGTAATTTTTAAGTTTGGGGGGGGTAAATGCAAATAAATATGACTTATTAAAAGTGACAAAGTCAATTTTATTGTCATCTGTATATTCAACTGTATTAATATTGCAATCTGACGGAACCACTTTTTTGGCAGGTATTTTATCGGCAATTTTATGTTGAGGTTTTAAAATAACACTGTCTTTCGACACATGTAAGGGCAATGTTATGTTTTCTTCATTATCAACAGGCTCGAATTGAATTTCATTTCTCACCGGAATCACTACTTTTGGTTTATAAGTTATCTTTAATAACTTTTTAAGTTCATTTATCTCTTTTTTTTGTTTTTTGGGATCAAGCTTATGAAGGATGTTTGCTCTGTTAATGTACTGCGTTGATTTTCCATACTCTACTAAAAGTTTATTTTCATCGGTTTTCAACTTTTTTAATTTTTGTTCTGTCTCAATAAGTGCCACTTTGTTATCAGTAAGCTTCAACTGTTTGTAGGCTAATTCTGTAGCCGCTATTTCATTATTTTTTACATTTAGTTTCACTAATGCATTGACTTCATTTTCATTAGCTTTTTCTTTTATAATATTGATAATTTCACTTTCACTACTATTATCTGAAAAAATATCATCTCCAATTTCTGGAAAAGCGATAGTAGTTAATGTTGTATCTTTATAAATTTCCCATGTACCTTCATCCAACAGAATAAATCTTTGGCCTGATGCGGTTTTATATACTCTTTGTGCCGTAACAATAGTTGTGTAAGATACAACGATAACAAAAATACTAATCCATCTAAACATAGTTGCGGGTTTCAGTAAGACTGCAAAGATAGACCTATTTTTTTAATCAGATTTGTGTAAAAACGTTTAACTAATAAATTACCTGTGAAGTTTAAAGAGTTTTTTGGTTGCATATTAAATTCAATCATAAATTGTACTTGGATTTATTGAGATTAGGTAGGAAAATAATCTGTCCAATCCAAAATATCACGCTTTTCATCTAATTATTTTATTCTATTGAACTGAATTCCCTTTTTTTGTATTACAATTTGTGAATAACATAAAAAATAAAAAAATGTCAGAAAATAATAAAAGTAACCGAGTGGTAAGTGCTGATGCTGTCATTCGAAATCACATGATATGGTCGATGGGTGCAGGATTTATCCCGGTGCCTATTGCAGATCTTTTTGCCGTAAGTGCGATCCAGTTGGATATGATCCGACAAATGTGTAAAATTTATGATATTGACTTCAAACAGACAGAGGGGAAAGCAGTTATAACGGCTTTGACAGGATCCGGTCTCGCAAGACTCGGGGCAAGAGCTATCAAGTTTATCCCGGGGGTGGGATCTATTTTAGGTGGTATAACGATGTCTGTACTTTCAGGAGCGTCCACTTATGCATTGGGGGAAGTATTTAAAAAACATTTTGAAACAGGTGGTACCTTTTTAGATTTTGACCCTGCAAGGTTGAAGAATTATTACAACGAAAAATTTGAGAAAGGCAAGGATCTCGCTGCTGAACTTCAGAAAAAACAGGAAAACCAACAAAAAGCATCAGATGCCGGTGCATTAATGGACAAGCTTAAGGATCTTGCTCAAATGAAGAAGGATGGATTGATTTCAGATGAAGAATTTGAGAAAATGAAACAGAAGTTAATGGATTCATAAATATTACCGACGTGCATATAATATGATGTATTTCTCAGTGGTTGGATTATAATTCAAAGCATCTTTATCAAATAGATATTTTACATTGTGGTTACTGTCTTCCTCTGCAATTGCAAGTTGATAGTAGTTATTGTTTTCAAACGAAAAAATCCAGTTATACAGTTTTTGAGAACTTTGAGGTGTCATAAATATTGAATAGGCATATTGGACATGTACAATATATTTCGGTTTTTCTTTTATCAGATAATTGATCACTTCATTTTGGTAAGGGATATTGGTCGATCCGGGGACATGCACTGTGCCTATATAGGAATGTCTTGTTTTTGGAATTGAACGGCATTCATAATATACCTGTGGTTCGGAACCAAATACAAATACTTCTTCTTCGGCTTTAATTTTGTTCTTGAGATATGCGGTTATTTTTGAAAGAGCAAAATTGGGATTGTCATTATAAACCTTCTGGTATATTTGTTCTGGTTTTGCTTCAAAATACATAGTTTTGTTTTTGTACAAATGTATTCCTATCAAAACTACAAAAATGAATAAAATCGTATGAAGATAATATCGCCACTTGTCA
The genomic region above belongs to Saprospiraceae bacterium and contains:
- a CDS encoding tRNA-(ms[2]io[6]A)-hydroxylase encodes the protein MLGLKLATDPVWVNIAEKTIDEILTDHAYCEQKAASTCISLIVQFPEREELVEEITPIVAEEWGHFRKVLKELKARGYKFGKTRSDDYVTQLMKFQRQGGKEEERLMDKLLISAMIEARSCERFRLLSLYINDDDLKKFYHEFMVSEAGHYRTFIDLAKMYSTPEKVKDRWNEMLDFEAKIMENRKLRGDRMH
- a CDS encoding DUF697 domain-containing protein; translation: MSENNKSNRVVSADAVIRNHMIWSMGAGFIPVPIADLFAVSAIQLDMIRQMCKIYDIDFKQTEGKAVITALTGSGLARLGARAIKFIPGVGSILGGITMSVLSGASTYALGEVFKKHFETGGTFLDFDPARLKNYYNEKFEKGKDLAAELQKKQENQQKASDAGALMDKLKDLAQMKKDGLISDEEFEKMKQKLMDS